From the Thunnus albacares chromosome 24, fThuAlb1.1, whole genome shotgun sequence genome, one window contains:
- the LOC122976682 gene encoding ankyrin repeat domain-containing protein SOWAHC-like, with product MLLIMAAECTQDAVLDFLKENGGRVKNADLIEHFKAVFPEQPEKKAAVRQRFKSYVDNIAFVKTENGVKYVCLKKKFRGSVKKQEDTNVSDNTTEPGTAPLHVSNHDKVIYRYPTGSHPADSGQVGADAAEEEPAPPHEVRQQIPPGSGYGNDSQVRVPHDFNPAAIFPDKQEDRSKCHEFVCIVEQVDNSSGEMGNRESFQREKTDSKDPKVEQVGNAPDIPKIAVIEASPLPAEGSMFTLPGPVQTGTTGQVDTSQAGLSARDRQVETESQSPEDQKEADQVQVVTRRRNSRASQRRFLSRQTDSGDRENEGQLDAQSLSGSEGDITPKGSRKHFIEVMMNSSPQVRRSMVLRNSVYLSSRSDSDSASLVSCNLDDDRTSVALDPLEHEWMMCASDGEWGSLQRLLTTEPSLVLRKDFVTGFTCLHWAAKHGKPELIALIINFAKQHNVPISVDVRSNTGYTPLHIAAMHNHMDVVKLLVGAYNADIEIRDYSGKKACQYLTDNVSLDIRDIIGAYEHSDSENSDRRDGGRWRFSKVLQSNLKAHWLLNPNDGDSVDGDGRPKEKLLRRKSSLSKMKPALQKLRMRTSQIVHSTSFRDAEEREGSRRGSFKSRPKTHFFG from the coding sequence ATGTTGTTGATAATGGCTGCCGAGTGCACTCAAGATGCAGTTCTGGACTTTCTGAAGGAGAACGGCGGCAGAGTGAAAAACGCGGATTTAATTGAACATTTTAAGGCCGTATTCCCGGAGCAGCCGGAGAAGAAAGCTGCTGTCCGGCAGAGATTTAAAAGCTACGTTGACAACATTGCTTTCGTGAAAACCGAGAATGGAGTTAAATATGTCTGCCTGAAGAAAAAGTTTCGAGGTTCGGTGAAGAAGCAAGAAGACACGAACGTCAGTGACAACACAACCGAGCCAGGAACGGCACCATTACACGTTTCAAATCATGATAAAGTCATTTACCGTTATCCCACCGGCTCACACCCAGCAGACAGCGGCCAGGTTGGTGCTGACGCCGCTGAGGAGGAGCCAGCACCGCCGCATGAAGTGCGACAACAAATACCACCTGGCTCAGGTTACGGAAATGACAGCCAGGTGAGAGTTCCGCATGATTTCAACCCTGCAGCCATTTTTCCGGACAAACAAGAAGACAGAAGTAAGTGTCATGAGTTTGTTTGCATAGTCGAGCAAGTGGACAACAGCTCAGGTGAGATGGGAAACAGAGAAAGCTTTCAGAGAGAGAAGACGGACTCTAAGGACCCTAAGGTGGAGCAGGTTGGAAACGCGCCAGACATACCTAAGATTGCAGTGATTGAAGCTTCGCCTCTCCCTGCTGAGGGCTCCATGTTCACCCTGCCTGGGCCTGTGCAAACTGGTACAACAGGACAGGTAGACACTTCTCAAGCTGGACTCAGTgccagagacagacaggttgaaACTGAATCTCAGTCACCAGAGGACCAGAAGGAAGCGGACCAGGTTCAAGTGGTGACCAGGCGACGAAACTCTAGAGCATCCCAGCGTAGATTTCTCTCCAGACAGACTGATTCAGGCGACAGGGAGAATGAGGGGCAGCTGGATGCACAGAGCCTGTCCGGCAGCGAGGGTGACATCACCCCGAAAGGCAGTCGCAAACACTTCATCGAGGTCATGATGAACAGTTCTCCCCAGGTGAGGCGCAGCATGGTGTTACGCAACTCGGTCTACCTGTCGTCCAGGAGCGACAGCGACTCGGCCTCCTTGGTGTCCTGCAACCTGGACGATGACAGGACCTCTGTCGCCCTGGACCCCCTGGAGCATGAGTGGATGATGTGTGCTTCAGATGGGGAGTGGGGCAGCTTGCAGCGCCTCCTCACCACAGAGCCCAGCCTGGTCCTGAGGAAGGATTTTGTGACTGGTTTCACCTGCTTGCACTGGGCCGCCAAGCACGGCAAACCTGAGCTGATAGCTCTGATTATTAACTTCGCCAAGCAGCACAACGTCCCCATCAGCGTCGACGTCCGCTCCAACACCGGCTACACACCCCTGCACATTGCTGCCATGCACAACCACATGGATGTGGTGAAGCTGCTGGTGGGCGCCTACAACGCAGATATTGAGATCAGAGACTACAGCGGGAAGAAGGCCTGCCAGTACCTCACCGATAACGTGAGCTTGGACATACGGGACATCATAGGAGCGTACGAGCATTCTGACTCAGAGAACTCAGACCGCAGGGACGGAGGCCGCTGGAGGTTCTCCAAGGTTCTCCAGTCCAACCTGAAGGCCCACTGGCTCCTCAACCCCAACGATGGTGACTCTGTGGACGGGGACGGTCGTCCCAAAGAGAAACTCCTCAGGAGGAAGTCATCTCTCAGCAAGATGAAGCCCGCACTGCAGAAGCTCCGCATGAGGACGTCGCAGATCGTCCACAGCACGTCGTTCCGCGACGCAGAGGAGCGAGAGGGGTCTAGAAGAGGTTCCTTTAAGTCCAGACCTAAGACGCATTTCTTTGGGTGA
- the cep70 gene encoding centrosomal protein of 70 kDa isoform X3 translates to MEQQEQVEWDDVNKLLQHHGFKPVYFADPVENKNLLDLVLLDKKSAGEIRTTLRTMLTDSERRQALIQELIKSNNQLKEEVQEHMSQAAHQSQRATELEGLLDEVKARVQDLEDRYLGKAVQQHSQTQQLQQEKQDAQRRCQVLEQKLSKQREEAAQIQRKLYFTIKEEERRLARQSQTFQHICKKVSQQTSAADQQLLDVIDFYETKLTQLLDELRSVKGESGDQTRSKTSSNATPAFKTILKAYEKQQKESKAQIEELKQELETRPTLKDVKFYKHKLRRLEGLHKHNNTRLPKEDNTTDIHRSEAGNISDQDREATMCDHYHHLLNEISAILTNPNAPLRLHRPSSVALKPAEFQAVLPTLEAWAQQLHLLKDLQHSLNKLTARLMVGQQWDGGRNAAEAVKVEDMMLLVDTMLEYTSTDDQKVLRSPTRFTLGSMVSHFQKLFDVTSLSGVYPRMNEVYTRLGEMTNAMRNLRDVLELDSRVPPAEVVNTVARLVSSSEDTTGIHNLLGDADIDSIIVKVKQHEEFFPAFYSLILDILHTLGVSRLDDILPALKSLKQTDSD, encoded by the exons ATGGAACAG cAGGAGCAGGTTGAATGGGATGATGTGAATAAACTTCTGCAGCATCATGGTTTTAAACCAGTGTACTTTGCCGATCCTGTTGAGAATAAGAACCTTTTAG ATTTGGTTCTGCTGGACAAGAAGTCAGCTGGTGAGATCAGGACAACTCTGAGGACAAtgttaacagactctgagagGAGACAAGCCCTCATCCAGGAGCTCATCAAGTCCAACAACCAACTCAA aGAGGAGGTTCAGGAGCACATGAGTCAAGCGGCTCATCAGTCTCAGAGGGCCACAGAGCTCGAGGGGCTGCTGGACGAAGTGAAGGCCAGAGTCCAGGACCTGGAGGACCGCTACCTGGGCAAGGCCGTCCAGCAGCACAGCCAGACACAACAACTGCAGCAGGAGAAACAAGACGCACAG AGACGGTGTCAGGTTTTGGAGCAGAAGCTGTCTAAGCAGAGGGAGGAAGCAGCCCAGATTCAGAGGAAACTGTACTTTACcatcaaagaagaagagagacgaTTAGCTCGTCAGAGTCAGACATTCCAGCACATCTGCAAGAAAGTCAGCCAGCAAACATCTGCAGCAGACCAACA GCTGCTGGATGTGATCGACTTCTATGAGACTAAACTGACTCAGCTACTGGATGAGCTCAG ATCTGTCAAAGGAGAATCAGGAGATCAAACAAGAAGTAAAACTTCCAGCAATGCTACTCCGGCTTTCAAAACCATTCTCAAG GCCTATGAGAAACAGCAAAAGGAAAGCAAAGCTCAAATAGAAGAGCTAAAGCAAGAGCTGGAAACAAG GCCCACACTGAAAGACGTGAAGTTCTACAAACACAAACTCCGCCGTTTGGAGggattacacaaacacaataacacGAG ACTGCCAAAAGAAGACAACACAACTGACATACATAGGTCGGAAGCTGGAAACATCAGTGACCAAGATAGAGAAGCCACTATGTGTGACCACTATCATCAT CTGTTGAACGAGATCAGCGCCATTCTGACCAATCCCAACGCTCCGCTACGACTGCACAgaccctcctctgttgctctgaaGCCGGCTGAGTTCCAGGCTGTCCTCCCTACACTGGAGGCCTGGGCCCAGCAGCTCCACCTGCTGAAG GACCTGcaacacagtttaaataaacTGACTGCCAGACTGATGGTGGGGCAGCAGTGGGACGGTGGACGTAATGCTGCAGAAGCTGTAAAGGTGGAGGACATGATGTTGCTAGTGGACACCATGCTGGAATACACCTCTACTGATGATCAGAAG GTGCTCAGAAGCCCCACCCGCTTCACTCTGGGCTCCATGGTGTCTCACTTCCAAAAGCTTTTTGACGTGACCTCCCTCAGCGGGGTCTACCCACGTATGAATGAGGTCTACACCAGGCTGGGAGAGATGACCAACGCCATGAGGAACCTCAGAGACGTTCTAGAGCTAG ACAGCAGGGTTCCTCCTGCCGAGGTGGTGAACACGGTGGCCAGACTGGTCTCCTCCTCTGAAGACACAACTGGGATCCACAATCTGCTGGGAGACGCCGACATTGACAG TATCATCGTCAAGGTGAAGCAGCACGAGGAGTTCTTTCCTGCCTTTTATTCACTTATTCTGGACATTTTACACACTCTGG gagtCAGTCGTCTGGACGACATCCTTCCAGCTCTCAAGTCTTTGAAACAAACTGACAGCGACTGA
- the cep70 gene encoding centrosomal protein of 70 kDa isoform X1, with translation MIRTSAAFEGLSSQDMDSRTAHFSQSKNRTYVYLWTNRQFQQEQVEWDDVNKLLQHHGFKPVYFADPVENKNLLDLVLLDKKSAGEIRTTLRTMLTDSERRQALIQELIKSNNQLKEEVQEHMSQAAHQSQRATELEGLLDEVKARVQDLEDRYLGKAVQQHSQTQQLQQEKQDAQRRCQVLEQKLSKQREEAAQIQRKLYFTIKEEERRLARQSQTFQHICKKVSQQTSAADQQLLDVIDFYETKLTQLLDELRSVKGESGDQTRSKTSSNATPAFKTILKAYEKQQKESKAQIEELKQELETRPTLKDVKFYKHKLRRLEGLHKHNNTRLPKEDNTTDIHRSEAGNISDQDREATMCDHYHHLLNEISAILTNPNAPLRLHRPSSVALKPAEFQAVLPTLEAWAQQLHLLKDLQHSLNKLTARLMVGQQWDGGRNAAEAVKVEDMMLLVDTMLEYTSTDDQKQVLRSPTRFTLGSMVSHFQKLFDVTSLSGVYPRMNEVYTRLGEMTNAMRNLRDVLELDSRVPPAEVVNTVARLVSSSEDTTGIHNLLGDADIDSIIVKVKQHEEFFPAFYSLILDILHTLGVSRLDDILPALKSLKQTDSD, from the exons ATGATTAGAACTAGTGCTGCTTTTGAGGGACTTTCAAGTCAGGACATGGACAGCAGGACCGCTCATTTTTCACAATCAAAAAATAGGACTTATGTTTATCTGTGGACCAACAGGCAGTTTCAG cAGGAGCAGGTTGAATGGGATGATGTGAATAAACTTCTGCAGCATCATGGTTTTAAACCAGTGTACTTTGCCGATCCTGTTGAGAATAAGAACCTTTTAG ATTTGGTTCTGCTGGACAAGAAGTCAGCTGGTGAGATCAGGACAACTCTGAGGACAAtgttaacagactctgagagGAGACAAGCCCTCATCCAGGAGCTCATCAAGTCCAACAACCAACTCAA aGAGGAGGTTCAGGAGCACATGAGTCAAGCGGCTCATCAGTCTCAGAGGGCCACAGAGCTCGAGGGGCTGCTGGACGAAGTGAAGGCCAGAGTCCAGGACCTGGAGGACCGCTACCTGGGCAAGGCCGTCCAGCAGCACAGCCAGACACAACAACTGCAGCAGGAGAAACAAGACGCACAG AGACGGTGTCAGGTTTTGGAGCAGAAGCTGTCTAAGCAGAGGGAGGAAGCAGCCCAGATTCAGAGGAAACTGTACTTTACcatcaaagaagaagagagacgaTTAGCTCGTCAGAGTCAGACATTCCAGCACATCTGCAAGAAAGTCAGCCAGCAAACATCTGCAGCAGACCAACA GCTGCTGGATGTGATCGACTTCTATGAGACTAAACTGACTCAGCTACTGGATGAGCTCAG ATCTGTCAAAGGAGAATCAGGAGATCAAACAAGAAGTAAAACTTCCAGCAATGCTACTCCGGCTTTCAAAACCATTCTCAAG GCCTATGAGAAACAGCAAAAGGAAAGCAAAGCTCAAATAGAAGAGCTAAAGCAAGAGCTGGAAACAAG GCCCACACTGAAAGACGTGAAGTTCTACAAACACAAACTCCGCCGTTTGGAGggattacacaaacacaataacacGAG ACTGCCAAAAGAAGACAACACAACTGACATACATAGGTCGGAAGCTGGAAACATCAGTGACCAAGATAGAGAAGCCACTATGTGTGACCACTATCATCAT CTGTTGAACGAGATCAGCGCCATTCTGACCAATCCCAACGCTCCGCTACGACTGCACAgaccctcctctgttgctctgaaGCCGGCTGAGTTCCAGGCTGTCCTCCCTACACTGGAGGCCTGGGCCCAGCAGCTCCACCTGCTGAAG GACCTGcaacacagtttaaataaacTGACTGCCAGACTGATGGTGGGGCAGCAGTGGGACGGTGGACGTAATGCTGCAGAAGCTGTAAAGGTGGAGGACATGATGTTGCTAGTGGACACCATGCTGGAATACACCTCTACTGATGATCAGAAG CAGGTGCTCAGAAGCCCCACCCGCTTCACTCTGGGCTCCATGGTGTCTCACTTCCAAAAGCTTTTTGACGTGACCTCCCTCAGCGGGGTCTACCCACGTATGAATGAGGTCTACACCAGGCTGGGAGAGATGACCAACGCCATGAGGAACCTCAGAGACGTTCTAGAGCTAG ACAGCAGGGTTCCTCCTGCCGAGGTGGTGAACACGGTGGCCAGACTGGTCTCCTCCTCTGAAGACACAACTGGGATCCACAATCTGCTGGGAGACGCCGACATTGACAG TATCATCGTCAAGGTGAAGCAGCACGAGGAGTTCTTTCCTGCCTTTTATTCACTTATTCTGGACATTTTACACACTCTGG gagtCAGTCGTCTGGACGACATCCTTCCAGCTCTCAAGTCTTTGAAACAAACTGACAGCGACTGA
- the cep70 gene encoding centrosomal protein of 70 kDa isoform X2 produces the protein MIRTSAAFEGLSSQDMDSRTAHFSQSKNRTYVYLWTNRQFQQEQVEWDDVNKLLQHHGFKPVYFADPVENKNLLDLVLLDKKSAGEIRTTLRTMLTDSERRQALIQELIKSNNQLKEEVQEHMSQAAHQSQRATELEGLLDEVKARVQDLEDRYLGKAVQQHSQTQQLQQEKQDAQRRCQVLEQKLSKQREEAAQIQRKLYFTIKEEERRLARQSQTFQHICKKVSQQTSAADQQLLDVIDFYETKLTQLLDELRSVKGESGDQTRSKTSSNATPAFKTILKAYEKQQKESKAQIEELKQELETRPTLKDVKFYKHKLRRLEGLHKHNNTRLPKEDNTTDIHRSEAGNISDQDREATMCDHYHHLLNEISAILTNPNAPLRLHRPSSVALKPAEFQAVLPTLEAWAQQLHLLKDLQHSLNKLTARLMVGQQWDGGRNAAEAVKVEDMMLLVDTMLEYTSTDDQKVLRSPTRFTLGSMVSHFQKLFDVTSLSGVYPRMNEVYTRLGEMTNAMRNLRDVLELDSRVPPAEVVNTVARLVSSSEDTTGIHNLLGDADIDSIIVKVKQHEEFFPAFYSLILDILHTLGVSRLDDILPALKSLKQTDSD, from the exons ATGATTAGAACTAGTGCTGCTTTTGAGGGACTTTCAAGTCAGGACATGGACAGCAGGACCGCTCATTTTTCACAATCAAAAAATAGGACTTATGTTTATCTGTGGACCAACAGGCAGTTTCAG cAGGAGCAGGTTGAATGGGATGATGTGAATAAACTTCTGCAGCATCATGGTTTTAAACCAGTGTACTTTGCCGATCCTGTTGAGAATAAGAACCTTTTAG ATTTGGTTCTGCTGGACAAGAAGTCAGCTGGTGAGATCAGGACAACTCTGAGGACAAtgttaacagactctgagagGAGACAAGCCCTCATCCAGGAGCTCATCAAGTCCAACAACCAACTCAA aGAGGAGGTTCAGGAGCACATGAGTCAAGCGGCTCATCAGTCTCAGAGGGCCACAGAGCTCGAGGGGCTGCTGGACGAAGTGAAGGCCAGAGTCCAGGACCTGGAGGACCGCTACCTGGGCAAGGCCGTCCAGCAGCACAGCCAGACACAACAACTGCAGCAGGAGAAACAAGACGCACAG AGACGGTGTCAGGTTTTGGAGCAGAAGCTGTCTAAGCAGAGGGAGGAAGCAGCCCAGATTCAGAGGAAACTGTACTTTACcatcaaagaagaagagagacgaTTAGCTCGTCAGAGTCAGACATTCCAGCACATCTGCAAGAAAGTCAGCCAGCAAACATCTGCAGCAGACCAACA GCTGCTGGATGTGATCGACTTCTATGAGACTAAACTGACTCAGCTACTGGATGAGCTCAG ATCTGTCAAAGGAGAATCAGGAGATCAAACAAGAAGTAAAACTTCCAGCAATGCTACTCCGGCTTTCAAAACCATTCTCAAG GCCTATGAGAAACAGCAAAAGGAAAGCAAAGCTCAAATAGAAGAGCTAAAGCAAGAGCTGGAAACAAG GCCCACACTGAAAGACGTGAAGTTCTACAAACACAAACTCCGCCGTTTGGAGggattacacaaacacaataacacGAG ACTGCCAAAAGAAGACAACACAACTGACATACATAGGTCGGAAGCTGGAAACATCAGTGACCAAGATAGAGAAGCCACTATGTGTGACCACTATCATCAT CTGTTGAACGAGATCAGCGCCATTCTGACCAATCCCAACGCTCCGCTACGACTGCACAgaccctcctctgttgctctgaaGCCGGCTGAGTTCCAGGCTGTCCTCCCTACACTGGAGGCCTGGGCCCAGCAGCTCCACCTGCTGAAG GACCTGcaacacagtttaaataaacTGACTGCCAGACTGATGGTGGGGCAGCAGTGGGACGGTGGACGTAATGCTGCAGAAGCTGTAAAGGTGGAGGACATGATGTTGCTAGTGGACACCATGCTGGAATACACCTCTACTGATGATCAGAAG GTGCTCAGAAGCCCCACCCGCTTCACTCTGGGCTCCATGGTGTCTCACTTCCAAAAGCTTTTTGACGTGACCTCCCTCAGCGGGGTCTACCCACGTATGAATGAGGTCTACACCAGGCTGGGAGAGATGACCAACGCCATGAGGAACCTCAGAGACGTTCTAGAGCTAG ACAGCAGGGTTCCTCCTGCCGAGGTGGTGAACACGGTGGCCAGACTGGTCTCCTCCTCTGAAGACACAACTGGGATCCACAATCTGCTGGGAGACGCCGACATTGACAG TATCATCGTCAAGGTGAAGCAGCACGAGGAGTTCTTTCCTGCCTTTTATTCACTTATTCTGGACATTTTACACACTCTGG gagtCAGTCGTCTGGACGACATCCTTCCAGCTCTCAAGTCTTTGAAACAAACTGACAGCGACTGA
- the LOC122976466 gene encoding double-stranded RNA-specific editase 1-like — protein sequence MSSCSTDVKENRNLDNLFSKEGVAAESAQLPNGSAGGGRKRPLEEGNNGHTHSKYRPKKRKKVPGPILPKNALMQLNEIKPGLQYKLLSQTGPVHAPVFVMTVEVNGQLFEGSGPTKKKAKLNAAEKALRSFVQFPNASEAHMAMGRTLSVHTDFTSDQADFPDMLFNAFETSTPVDDPFYLASNSNGSFSSLGIEYPLLPSPVPNLVQAPLPPAPSTFISPTSGKNPVMILNELRPGLKYDFVSESGESHAKNFVMSVKVDAQNFQGSGRNKKLAKARAAQAALSALFNMQLDQAPSRQPIPREGLQLHLPQVLADAVSRLVVDKFSELTDNFTSPHARRKVLAGVVMTTGTDVKEAQVICVSTGTKCINGEYMSDRGLALNDCHAEIVARRSLIRYLYSQLEHFLSNIEEEHHKSIFTRCDNRQGFRLKENVQFHLYISTSPCGDARIFSPHEAGVEDQGDRHPNRKARGQLRTKIESGEGTIPVRSSNTIQTWDGVLQGERLLTMSCSDKIARWNVVGFQGSLMSYFTEPIYFSSIILGSLYHADHLSRAMYQRITEIEDLPQSFSLNRPLLSGISNAEARQPGKAPNFSVNWTVGDQGLEVINATTGKDDLGRPSRLCKHALYSRWIRLHCKLSCTLRIRTVRPSSYHEAKQAALEYHSAKQTLFRAFHKAGLGAWVKKPIEQDQFALTT from the exons ATGA GTTCATGCAGCACAGATGTTAAGGAAAATCGGAACTTGGACAACCTCTTCTCCAAAGAGGGGGTTGCAGCTGAGTCTGCTCAGCTCCCCAATGGGAGTGCTGGGGGTGGGAGGAAACGTCCCTTAGAGGAGGGCAATAATGGGCATACACATTCCAAGTACAGGCCCAAGAAGCGTAAGAAAGTCCCTGGGCCCATTCTGCCTAAGAATGCCCTTATGCAGCTGAATGAGATCAAGCCGGGGCTGCAGTACAAACTGCTCTCTCAGACCGGGCCGGTCCATGCACCTGTCTTTGTGATGACTGTGGAGGTCAATGGGCAGCTCTTCGAGGGTTCAGGTCCTACCAAGAAGAAGGCCAAGCTGAATGCAGCAGAGAAGGCCCTGCGCTCCTTTGTCCAGTTCCCCAATGCATCTGAAGCCCACATGGCCATGGGTCGGACTCTGTCTGTCCACACAGACTTCACTTCAGACCAGGCTGACTTTCCGGACATGCTCTTTAATGCCTTTGAGACATCCACCCCAGTAGATGACCCATTTTACCTCGCTTCCAACAGTAACGGTTCCTTCAGCTCATTGGGAATAGAGTACCCATTACTACCCTCCCCCGTCCCCAACCTGGTCCAGGCCCCCTTACCTCCAGCCCCCTCCACCTTCATCTCCCCGACAAGCGGCAAGAACCCTGTCATGATCCTCAACGAGCTACGGCCGGGCCTCAAGTATGACTTTGTGTCGGAGAGTGGGGAGAGCCACGCCAAGAACTTTGTCATGTCTGTGAAGGTAGATGCTCAGAACTTCCAGGGTTCTGGGCGGAATAAGAAGCTGGCCAAGGCCCGGGCTGCCCAGGCTGCTCTGTCCGCTCTGTTTAACATGCAGCTGGATCAGGCACCATCACGACAGCCAATACCCAGAGAGGGACTGCAGCTTCACCTGCCACAG GTCCTCGCGGACGCCGTCTCTCGTCTGGTCGTCGACAAATTCAGCGAACTGACGGACAACTTCACGTCCCCGCACGCTCGAAGGAAAGTCTTGGCAGGTGTCGTCATGACaacag GTACAGATGTGAAGGAGGCTCAGGTCATCTGTGTGTCCACCGGGACCAAGTGCATCAACGGTGAATACATGAGCGACAGAGGTCTGGCCCTCAACGACTGCCATGCTGAGATCGTGGCTCGTCGGTCCCTCATCAGGTACCTGTACTCCCAGCTGGAGCATTTCCTCAG TAACATTGAAGAGGAGCACCACAAATCCATCTTCACCAGGTGTGACAACAGACAGGGCTTCAGGCTGAAGGAAAACGTCCAGTTCCACCTGTACATCAGCACCTCCCCCTGCGGTGACGCCCGTATCTTCTCACCTCATGAAGCTGGAGTGGAGG ACCAGGGGGACAGACATCCCAACAGAAAGGCTCGCGGGCAGCTCCGAACTAAAATCGAGTCTGGTGAAGGAACCATCCCAGTGCGCTCCAGTAACACCATTCAGACGTGGGACGGGGTTCTTCAGGGTGAGAGGCTGCTCACCATGTCCTGCAGCGACAAAATCGCCAG GTGGAACGTTGTTGGATTTCAAGGCTCTCTGATGAGCTACTTCACTGAGCCCATCTACTTCTCCAGCATCATCCTGGGCAGCCTGTACCATGCCGACCACCTCTCCAGAGCCATGTACCAGAGGATTACTGAGATCGAGGACCTGCCACAGTCTTTCAGCTTGAACAGACCACTGCTCAGTG GAATAAGTAACGCAGAAGCTCGTCAACCAGGAAAAGCACCCAACTTCAGTGTGAACTGGACAGTGGGAGACCAAGGTCTGGAGGTGATCAACGCCACCACGGGGAAAGATGATCTGGGTCGACCGTCCAGGCTCTGCAAACACGCTCTCTACAGCCGCTGGATACGCCTGCACTGCAAG CTGTCCTGCACTCTGCGGATCAGAACAGTGAGGCCCAGCAGTTACCACGAGGCCAAGCAGGCGGCGCTGGAATATCACTCCGCCAAGCAGACGCTCTTCAGAGCCTTCCACAAAGCCGGACTGGGCGCCTGGGTGAAGAAACCTATAGAGCAGGACCAGTTTGCACTCACCACCTGA